One genomic segment of Hordeum vulgare subsp. vulgare chromosome 2H, MorexV3_pseudomolecules_assembly, whole genome shotgun sequence includes these proteins:
- the LOC123431271 gene encoding uncharacterized protein LOC123431271: MATKCIIGALIGSLGVAYVSDTIVSDKKIFGGTVCKTATDKEWFQATDAKFQAWPRTAGPPVIMNPISRQNFIVKNP, from the exons ATGGCGACAAAGTGCATCATCGGCGCGCTGATCGGATCCTTGGGCGTTGCGTACGTCTCCGACACGATCGTTTCTGACAAGAAGATCTTTGGAG ggaCTGTTTGCAAGACCGCGACCGACAAGGAGTGGTTTCAGGCCACGGACGCCAAGTTCCAGGCCTGGCCTCGCACCGCTGGGCCGCCGGTCATCATGAACCCCATCAGCCGCCAGAACTTCATCGTCAAGAACCCCTGA